In Homalodisca vitripennis isolate AUS2020 unplaced genomic scaffold, UT_GWSS_2.1 ScUCBcl_7360;HRSCAF=15021, whole genome shotgun sequence, the genomic stretch ACTAACCTTGGAAGGCACACCGGTAACTAGGGCCATCAGAGTATCAATGTCAGACTGCTGTGGGTGCTCCTTCAGTGCAGTGATCAACAGCTCATTGCAGAGCTCCGGCTCTGACCGGAACAGTGTTACCAACCTTCGCACCACACTGGCCCGACCTGCTCTCACCAACTGAGCCGCTGCTGGACACAAAACAGCCGGTTTCCCTTGTTGCCAATCTTCTGTCACTCTGCGCAATAACCACAATCACATTATGTCATTGGTCTTAGTTcttcataaacaaaaaaacagaatacatttttcaagattcCCTCAAAGGGCCATGGAATAAAATGCTTTTCAGCCTATTAATTTGGTCctagaaatttgttttatattatatttcatagtgttgaatttttttaaatcagaaaattagaGAGGAACTTATAAAATCTAACATTTTTGAACCATCAAAGAAAGGAAAAGAACCAACCCCAACAccactaagaaaaatatttatattgtttatcttTTCCAAAAGCTTCAAAATTTGATATTCTACCCTTTATAATGTTAGGATACCTTACTAATGCTATGAAACAAATACCGGTTATCCTCTGTAAATTATGATAAACAGTTGTATACATAAAAGtttggtaataatattattaaaatgtaatcaatagTACACAATATATGATACATTGCAAATGTTCCTTCCCAGAATGAAGTACAAAATATGGTAGCATTAaggattaatacattttataattcatatttaaaaagttatatacaaattgtgtttgtgatcatttaaaaacattttacaaacaaaacatcacaaaaactggtgttttaaaatgttttacaaaatttataatatagtcaACAAGGACACATTTGTGGTATCTTAGTGGTTGGAAATTTGATTTAGTTTAATCAGAAAAATCAGAaaatcagaatctctttatttacaaaaatcacaaggaaatgtaatggcgtcaattttacaaagtttatgatCTTGAGGTTTCTTGCTTtacagatcaaatcaaatcaaaaaattcttgAGTTGTATTATATTGGCTGTATATATGCTATCAGCCAGCTTTTGTAGTTGTCTGTGAAGATCTTTCCCTCATTAGGCGTTTTCAAGAAATCTGGCAGCGAGTTGTAGAATCTCTGCCCCGCATAAGATGGCTTTTTTTGTGTACTTGGTGGTATGGTGCAAGGGAAGGTGGTAGTCCAAAGCTCTTCTTGTGTTGTAGGAGTGTGTATATCCTTACCCCTAGGGAGTCCCAGTTGGTCCCCATGCATAACCACTGCATGTATGTGTACATGGCTGTGGACCGTTAGGATCTTCAACGATTTATAGGCTTCTCTGCAGCTCTCTGTTGAGCTTAAGTCAGCTAGTGCCCTTACTGCTTTTTTCTGGAGGACAAGAATTTGTTTGATTCTGTTCAGATGTCCCTCCCCCACAGAGTTATCCATAGCGGATGTGGGATTCTACTAGAGCGTGGTATGCTGCTTTAGCTGCAGCAAAACCTCCTATCCACTTCACTCTTCTATATAACATACATTCCTGAGCTTAGCTTTTTTACTCAGTAAATCTACATGACTAGTCCATGAGAGATCTGCATCTATTGTTAATCCTAGCAGTCTTGCTTGTTGGTCAGTAGAGATGTTAGGAATGTCGGGTATGTCATCTTGTCTGcgactaaaatttatatgtatcgTCTTTTTAGGGTTGATAGCTAAATCGTTCTGGAGACAATATTGAAGTGCTTTGTCAGTAGTTGAGGTAATGTTTGTGACCAGGTCTTGTGAATTGTTACTTTTGATAATTaatgtagtgtcatctgcatacattgttGCCTCTATgttgtcatttttaataaaactgggAAAGTCATTTGTAAAAAAGCACAAACAAGAAAGGACCAAGAACAGAGCCCTGGGGCACTCCTCTTTTTACTGTAGTGCATTTGATCTGAATGTAGATTTTCTGccaataaatgttttttggacCTCCACAGACTGTCTACAGTCATTCAGATAGCTAGCTACCCAGTCTCTTGCCTTCCCTCGAAATCCCAAGCCAGTCAGTTTTTGCAGTATTAGATCGTGGCCCAAACAGTCGAATACCTTGCTGTAGTCCAATAACACTGTTGAAACAAGGTTGTTTACTTCCAGTTGATCTGTAATAGATTCAACTATGTCTGTTATTGCACTTATGGTTGATCTTCCTTTAAGGAAACCATGTTGGTTTTTGGTTAATAGATCATGCATTTCAAAGTGATTCAACATTCTTGTTAGagcaattttttctattattttagagaAGGTTGAAACCAGtgaaataggtctgtaatttttTTGGGTCTGTAGTAGATCTTGTTTGAATTTCggataaatttttgaaattttgagagcAGAAGGAAATTGGCCTAAACtgaatgatttgttaataatatagacCAGTGGTGTTACTAATTGATTCGCACAGAGTTTTTATAGCTTTAGCTGGAACTTCATCTATGCCAGAAGATAGTGTAGGTTTAAGGGTAGCTATTGTCTTCAGTACTTCATTTTCATCAGTTGGAGTTAAAGTGAGGGGTGTGATAAATTGAGTTCTGGTTTACTGTTCAGAGGAGTTACAATAACTGGGTTGTATAGCTGATTTCGACTTTCTTTCAGTGTGGAGTCAgcaatttccacaaaatatttgttaaggtgATTAGCAATGCGTGTCGGATCCTCTTCTATATTCCCATTCACTTCTAATCGAGTAAGGTGGTCCTGCTTTTTCTTACATTGCTTTTCTGCATTGATGACATTCCAAAGAGCCTTTGATTTGTTACTTGATTTATTTATGAGTTCTTCTGTGCTGTTTAGTTTGAGATGTCTGAGTCTGTTGTCATATTTTCTTTTAGCAGATACCATTGTATCCTTGTCACTTGGGTTTCTTGTCATCTCATACTTGTAAAAAGCTTTAAGATATTCACCTTTCAGCTGATTAGCCTCATCATCATAAATAATTTTGGCTTAGAACTGTGTTTAAATCTGATTCTTTTCTTTGGGCATGCATAATCTAAAGTTCTTGTCACAGCCTTTAAAAATTCGTTGTAAGCTTCTTCAGCATCGTTAGCCTTGAGTACACAACTCCAGTCCTCATTTACAAGCTCACTTTTGAAGCAGTCAAGgttttctgtattaaattttCGGTTAAAAGAACTAGGGTTTCTTCTGGTATTTTTCTAGTGTAGTTGGAAGACTGCATATTTGACCTGTGTGGTCCGATATTCCGGCTTCAACTATTCTATAGTCCATATTGCTGTGTTGAATGTCTGTACAAATGCAGTCAATAGAGGTCTTTGATGTTGCCGTTATTCGAGTAGCTGGGAGGGGAAGTCTTGTTATTCCATAAGAAAGTAATTCTTCTTCAAAGATCTTGTTGTCGgagtttaattttaatctgtcgATATTGACATCTCCCCAATTATTTACCAATGATTTGTTTTTCTGCATGCGTTGTAGTGAGAATTTCTGATAGAATATCCATGGCTTGATTAACTTGATCCGCTTGGTGGTCGATAGATTCCTATTATGTAGATTGATTGGTTTACTACATTTAGTTTGACTAATGCAGATTCGCATTCGCCTTCCAAGCAATGGTCAGATATATCAATCTCTTCTGCATTGATATTTGAAGTGTCTGCCAAGTATATAGCTACCCCCCCTAGCTTATGATTGCCTCTACTGAAGTGTGCTAACAGTGAGTAACCTGCAATGTTTGTAAGTTTAAGGTTGTTAGAGTTGAGACCATGTTCCGTTAAAATTAGTATTGTAGGTTCAGCGGAGCTTAAGAAGTGATTCAGTCGTTCCACCTTTTTTTTTAGCCCTCGTACATTTTGGTGATAGATTGTTATTGTTcttcttgtttttctttgtttttttggaGGTGCTCCTAAAAAATGATCGATTCCAGTAGAAATTTCATCTGATGAGGTTACCGCTTGCTGCATATCCTTGTCTCTTCCTTCCCGTGCTTGTGGGTTTGAGCTGTCGTTGTCTTGTGCTGGTAGGGAAGTACATCCAGGGTCTTGATGAACAGTCTGATAAGGCAAGACTGAAGAGCTTTGTTTGTGGATTACCTCTTTGTAATAGTCTATGTTTTTCACATAAAAGTCTTCCACACTCTCATTGTCAGCGCGTATCTTAGCTGTCATTGGCGGAATTCTCTCTTTGGGAATAAGCTTTTCTGTTAAAGTTTTGTATCCTGATATTTTTCCTATATTGGGAATGggagttattttatttgtgttttctgGCTGGTTTGGGGGGTTTTGTTCTGACTTACTCTTGGCCACTTGTAGTGAGATGCTGAAGTGATTTTCTCCTATTTTTGATAGAGGGGCTGGCTCTTATTCAGAGGTTGGGGccgtttacatgttttattatcagTATTTTTGTAGCTTTTTGAAAGTGTGCTGGGTGTTGTATTGCTATTTGATTTTGCTACTAAATGTGATTTACTTTCAGCTATTTcgatttttaaggttttaatttcttCCTCCAGTTTTGATTTTACTTCAGCTAGCTCAATAAAAACGGTTGTGTTGTCAGGCATAGGAGTAAGAGTAttgatgttttgttcatttcCCTTTTGGACAGTTTGAGTTTCAGAGTTGGTGTAGCTTGGAGATTCTTTATCTGATTCtgatgttatatgtttttttaggTTTCTTTGTAAAGCAAAGATGTTTTTCTCTAAGTTGTCAATTTTAAGTAGATATtcgtttattatttgattttgttttacatatatattttaaaaatatatatacaaacacaggTTTGAtgagcctacttctgtcaaaagacaactaatatggGTGTTATAACAATCTGTAAATCAACAATAATTGTtagtaactttgtttttgatATCTGTAATGCAGTACTGACAAAGCACTGTATACATTATATTTGCTAAAatgaacagttaaaagtatattttttttaacgattttaattttCTTGCCTGGATATTTTCCTattctgtgctcaacagtggttgcagaagaaatttaaataagaagCGTTATTACTATAAATGATATGTTTTCAagactataaaatgtaaacaaattgaaaataatagttaaataaattaaacatattgttgtgctgacataaaaaaaatgtttatacagaacagctAATTAGATTTAACTAGATCTTTCAATTTTAACATTAGTTTGCTGTAATGCAAGCTTATAGACCAGGATGGGGGTTTTTCACAACTTTATGTATCAGTGGCGCTTGTAGCCCAGAGGGACTTTCCAAATAGGAATAAGGCTATAtgttaaccctccggctggcaacgtcgtaaattacgactcattttttcccgctgtgaactggcagagtcgtaatatacgactcattaaacatcgtctactaattacATCATAGTTCCAATAATTACCGCTCGAATCGcatataaaagttatatcacttttaacacaagatcccaagccttctaataatgtattcactttgatatatatatatatgaataatttgtTCTTTTACTGGTCGCTAAAAGCTCCCGACTACTTCCGCGTGACGCGACTCTGCAACTGTTAGTGTTCCAAACAGCTGTTcggtaattttatttgtaaaataaaagtgtttataactattgtattttcttattgtgcataagtaagtgaaacattttgcatattttagatttgtaaataaaatattaattttgagtttttttaatggcataatataaaaaagtgttttttgaaaaaacaaagtttctagtttctgaccatcaaacatccaccattattcaggtaagtcaaattataattatgtttatattgtacaatatattctgcagagtaatttgatgtataacacttttgtgttttctccaataattaattgtacaggataaaaaattaaaaaaactctgcacgaagctttcaaaacaaacaaagtgCCCGTCAAGGCTCGAATGcgcgccagccggagggttaaccAGGGATCCCTAAGAATGTCCATACAAAATATCAGAACAATTAATCCAGTAATTTTTATGTGATTGAGTAAAACGCATGTGTTtaacagaacagttgattacatttatcaGGCTCAATCGATCTAAactactgtataaaaatatgtttctatttaccagattttttatgatatattaataatagttatgttATTCAGGGTGGAGACAAATTCAACAAATTAGAGATCATTATAATTGGTACAGCCATTTTTGTGATAAAACTAATATTGGTGTTTTAAAAAAGTAGTGGAATTAACACGgatttgtattatgtatataaatgacatgaaattttgggttttaaaacttCCTATGAAATATCCATTATGTTGACAAAGTTACAAATATGATTGCCTTATCAATAAAGATCTTAAAACAAAGTATAACCCATATACTGGAATTCTACTGACCTGGTAGCAAGTGCTAAACTCTGCTCAAGATCATCTCCAGCGGCGATGACAGCTGCGGCCAGACTGACTCGGTGTGCTGAGCTACCAAACAGCGTGTACGAAGCAACCTCAGGGGTAGAAGATGCCAGGAACACCACCACTTCCAGCTGTAGTCTGGCAGTGGACAGGTAGCGAGTCAGATCCTGTCCAGACAACTGCATCACCAGTGGGTTCTTGGGCTCTGTAACCAAACAGTGTGTACGAGGTGACCTCAGGCATAATAACAGATGCCAAAGAACACCACTACTTCCAGCTGTAGTCTGGCAGTGGACAGGTAGCGAGTCAGATCCTGTCCAGACAACTGCATCACCAGTGGGTTCTTGGGCTCTGTAACCAAACAGTGTGTACGAAGTGACCTCAGGCGTAGCAGATGCCAAGAACACCACCACTTCCAGCTGTAGTCTGGCAAGTTAAGGTACCGAGTCAGATCCTGTCTTGGTTTTGTTACCAAACATAATGATTCAAAAATTTAAtcactaaaattaataatgaagtgATCTATGTTTCTTTCATGTCACTAAATTCATTTCCACAgcttttaggtagattttgtatacaaaatcagcctattgcatCTGTGCTCATGACAGCACTTAACGATAATATCTGTATATCTTTCTCAAACAGGACCCCTTAAGACCCAGGTGAATGCAGGTGAAGAGGTAGCTACCTTTGGTGGGCTTGAGGGCGCTGCTGCAGGTGGCCTACGGCAGTCTCCAGGTGGCCCTTGGTGGTTGCCAAGTCTCCGTAGTTGCGTGCGTTGTGGCGGAAGAAGTGAATGCAGGTGAGGGCTGCCCGCACGTGGTCACCTGTCAAGACCTGCACTTGATACAACACGTGGAACAGCTGATGGCGCTCACAGTACGCGCAGGACACTCGCAGATACTCCTGTACATCAAAATATCATTAGGGAGATAAAATGTAGTTACTATGACTATTTTTATCAACATCAGTACGCTGGGCAGGCTGAATTCTGAGAAGCAAAGGTTTTGTACTAGATTTCAGATCTAGTTCAAAATTCAGCAAAGACATATTTACCTGGGTTCAATGTAAAGAAAGTTGGCGTTGTAAAAGTCTAGTAATTCTgagaaaacatgaaaaatattaacctattaaaaatactatagtttatttatctgtagcgataaaataatgcaatttggtgtaactgtttacttttaagggtacatttatataaactgatcatttaagttatattttagcatatatcgcttttataaaataaaattaaaaatttttgaaaaatgttttcaggtaatggaattataattttcttatgcataatttgtttaatgaataaGAACTTGCAATactaaatacaatgaaaaactgtattgttaaaaaataattttttggcaAAGTTCTGCAAAACAGACAGAGTGCTGCTGTGAAACAGTTTTTGGTTCAACATTTGTAAACTGAAGATAACTTTCCACGGTAaggttgaaatatttcaagaattttttcGATCTGGTATGAACCAAAATtcttaagatattaatttaaataatgtaaatttagaaaacaagAAGTTGTTAACCCCTTAACTGCCACACCTGTGTTATCACATGCCATATGCTCTGACGGTTCAACTGAGAAAACTATCCCAAAAGCATGTGGTGAAGTTTTACCTGGGCATTAGAAACAGAATATTAACTGTCTTCTAATTTCATTCAATTTATTGAGCATTTGAATTtactgtgattttttaaattttatattttgattgtggTTCAGTTGGTATGGTAtggtagaaatatttattataatgataaggATGTTTGATCCGTTTTAGATGTGTCCAGATGCACTGTTGCGAGAAATTCAGCAGTGTGTAACTTTTCTGAGAATGGTGGTGGCGATTGGGGATGTCGACTCACTTTATTCATGGCAGTTTGGTAAATTAAGAGTTGCTGATGTTGATCATGGTGGCCCGAAAAAAAACATGCTACATGTATGGTGACTGTGGAGCATCTCTATGCACGGCAAATTAACGGTTGACAGCACCGTTGAAAACTCAGTGTTTagttaaaaaacagtaaaacaccACACAATTCCACAACTGTcccttttgattaattttaaaaaaatgcttaaaaatggtttcaaaatcaatatttacctATTTACAATGCCACAGTACTTTTTTCAAAcaacagatttttattaaatgttttgccatttttaaagtgattttatttttctacGCATGCCAGTACAATAAGATATAATACATTATGAATAGGCTACtacaagaaatgttttttgttcttagaattaaaGGGCCAGTATCATAACTGGCAACTAACATTGCCAGTTCACACCAGGCATAAACTttgctaactcaattttaattattaaaattaaatactgaaaatattttaatttacagtgGAGAACTATCGTCAAAATACGTTAAACTGAAATCCAAATATTCAATTGCAAAAAAAAGCCTTGTAAAAAGCACTTCCCACGAGCATGCCATATAGACGGTTAACCAACACAGTACCTTTTCCTGGATTGTGtgaaatagaaagaaaataagacaGGAAACCAAACAAATGAAAAGTAATTGTCAAAATACAGTACCTTGAAAACAGTAAAAGTCTTGTCGATACTGGCCATGCAGGTGTACATCTCGGTGACTCTGCCGGACTGTAGAGCAGGGCAGAAAACAGATTCTCTAGGTAGACCTGAAGATCTACTGCCCCCTCTAACAGCAAACACACCGCAGATCTGGCACAGTTTCGGTTATAGTCATTTTACACTTTCGCATTAGAAAATATTGActtaaaaatgacaaatatttttttacgagATTATTGTTTATAATCAATTACAGTAATTACCTTTGGTAATTAGTTAGAAGAGCCTATGGGGCATaggaaatatgttatatttaaaacctacTTTTCAAGACCCTTCGAAGGGCTGATTTAAGTTTGAACTCAATTTTTGATCCAGAAATAGTACCTTTTCCCAATTATCAATTTGATGCTAAAATCACAGGACATAAGGTTCACTATGAGTATATGACACAATACAATTTATGCAAACTGTCATTACAAAAAACTCTGGTGCAAAAATGAGGCCTTGCTCAAAAAGATCAACAAGTTAACGTTTTTCACTAATAACAtagctgaaaacaaaattttttttaaacagtgctTCATAAATAGCTTGACGACACCGAAATACGTTTTTGAATCACTGTAATGTTCGATTATAGTTgcagctatttaaaaaaatattagtagatAAAATAAACCATCAGAAAATTGTGTAACAATGCTTCATAAATAGCTTGACACTGAAATACGTTGTTTTGAATCACTGTAATGTTCCATTATAGttgcagatattaaaaaaaaattttaatagttcaaataACCATCAGATATTGTGTAACAATACTTCATAAATAGCTTGGACACCGAAATATGTCTCAAATCATTGTAATGTTTGATTATTGCCTGCAGCTACTTTTTAATATTGATGGTTCAGATATTCATCAGAAATTGGTGTATCACAGTAGAATTTACATGCAAGTGAATAAATCATTGACAATTCTTCACCAGCTTCTCagacaattgtattaaaatttgaactaaacaaaaaattactacgTAGTTTGGGTCAAAGATATTTCATTGTGTTTGGCAGATTATTCAAATTATCAATACTTCAAACTCGTACTAAAATCAGTATAAAGATTGAATTTgtgttaaatttgttgtaaaaatagttTCTCACAGCAGCCAACTCCAGTGTTTAGTTccgaatatttatttttccaggcAATCGTTTTTGAATCAAACCTGGTGGTCAAGTTCAATTACCTCAGATCGTCTCCAACTGCTTTATCATTGCTCTCAGCTGAGTGCTACCATTTTGAAACTGGTAATCGAAATATAGTATGGTATCTCTTCTTTGACAGTGATCGAGTGTTAAAGAATTATTGGAATTATTCGTAACTTTCTGCAACAACTGTTTTACCAACATCATATTGTTATTTTCCACAGCTTTGGTGTTGGTTAATTTgttctttaataatgttttaaataccaCCATATCGTAGagaattttataatctttcaCACAACAAtatatagtgtttaaaaaattttgttcactGTTGTTTAATAGTGTTGTTATAATGATAATAACAGTAAAAGTATTCTCCGTGGCATAACAGTCAAATCAATCCAGTCCGGTGGCGCTACAAGTGCATCGAAGTAATTAGACAGAGAGAGAGATATTGTACATTTCAGAATATTCAACCAAAGAGcctgaaaataaatatagtagTATACCAAAGGAGCAATCAGAATATGTTCTACATGGATTGTTTACAAGAATAATTCCTGTATGGAATAATATAAATCTACAGGACTAACATACTACTTTATATCATTCTGGTTGAGGTAGAAGGAGAGGGTGGTGGCGTAACTGCCATAAGTGCGCAGGTAGTAAAGGCACTCCTCGTAAACCCTGGGCTCCAGTCCTTGGTTGGTGTGAAGAGTCTCCTGTTTTGTCGATAACATCTTCAGCCGACCCAGTCGACTCTTCAGATCCGTTAACTGCGGGTTATCCTACATGGGTGTATGAAATCATTGATTAGGTTAATCACTTATAAGCAAATAtaacatttgatttaatattggataatttgtattaaatttttatacacagcaacatttttttaattttttcttccgAATACTGACTTTGAAGTCACCTCCTTTATTTGActgttttttatagaattttcgAGTCTCTtaaccattttgtttaaaaaaagttttagaggTTCAAAAATGAATAAACTCTTTAATAAAAAGTTGATCTTGTCATACCTGACGGCCAATATAGCTTGTACATTTGcagtgattaaaatttaatacaataattaaatatacctaTTTCTAGTTTATTTTCGTCCCTTAAATGCCAATCAATGGATATCTGTTCATGCAAAAATTCTAAGGtcattttgttttcaagatatcgtacggacagacagactaATAGGACACAAAGTCAGACgaacagaaattacatttttcaagcCTCTCGAGTGATcagctttgctaaagctcagcaaCAAATAGATATGCAGTACCTGTAATATCTGCATTATATCCGACAACATCTGCGTGTCCTTCTTGTGAGGGTTACAGTGGGCGAACTTGTCCTCCTGGCTTCCGTCCAGGCTCCGGCTTTGAGGACAGGACTTGCCCCAAGCCAACCACACGCTGTTGTAGTCCAGACCAGCCTTGGTGGGACACCTGACACCAACAACCACCATAACAGTTAACAGAAGTAACTAGGCAGGAGCTGGAGCTATGAAACACTCAACATCCTAAACTCAATAACAGTTGTTGATCCTTCCAAATCAATCATGTCAATAAAggacaattatttaaaatctcaCAAGTTTGACAAATCTCTATCAGTtttctttatacaaaaaattatcatttttaaaaaattaggcaaaatttatgttttccaCTCAAGCATGCCAATTTATCCATCtctatttttaacagatttttcataagcataatattattttattaaccgAATTTGTATCTATTAGTTTCATAAGTTATGATCACTAGAATTCATACTACCCATTAAACATTAGTGAAGAATAACCTTTGCACTGTTTAAAGTGATGCAAGGTTTAGACACAGACCACGTCAAAACCTCTTCCGTAGCATAAACATTTAGTTACGACAATCCGTTAGAAGTTGTAGCTAAGCTTTCCCAACTCTCttaaaagtaaatagtaaacCACAAATGAAGGATTACCTCAAGAGCGAGTGTCCAGAGTTCGGACCTGAGCAGGTTCTCTCGCAGCGTTGACAGGGCACTTTGTTAAACTCTGACCTCGGAGAGGTTCGGTTGGCAGCATTGCGCAGGTCTGAGGTGAGGCTACCAACATGCCCAGCAGGTCGACCTCGGCAAACAATCCGTCCTACAGTAGCCCACTCTGAGCCAGAACCGTTACTGGGAACAGCTTAACTTGGCAAAAATCCAAGAGAGATCTAGTACAGAGAGAACTCATCCGTTATTATAGCCACAAAAATTATGCACAAGGACACGTATAACTTCAGATACtggataataaattttaaagctgaGCATGTTTCTGAAACTTAAAAAAGTATCGGACATGGAATCGTGGATTAAGCCTAAAAATAACCAATGTAAATTATTAgtcatgtttttatttagtgactAATCCTAGATATTAAAATAACCAAAGATAAACTCAAGAATTGAAAACATAAAGAAACCCAAATTTAAACCTTCTTCCACTCCATCTCTTTCCAAGACACTTCTACCTAACTCATGGCCTTCACTTCAACAAAAATGGAAAAGTCagaataatagaaatatttatatgtagaaaaaaatattatgtctataaattaaaaaaaaaaattaatagacataaattatgaaaaacaatttaattatacaatattttacattatggcaaaatgtttatattttgagtttatatgtaatttgtataaacataacaaattttaaagctctagtatttcaaataaataatctttgaatatataatcaaattatgtacatttgctattgcaaaaaataataaaatccacCGCAATTAGATCACACAGCTGAACTTTATCGCGTAATGTATGACCGGCGAGAGATCGCACGTTACAAATTTAGATTTAACTGAACATTTTATTTAGGCTAACAATGGTTCATACTAAGGACATAAGTAATTAATAGTCatcatgtatattatttataggCATGTGACAAAATTTGCCCAAATGTCCTAATTGTGTTCAAGTACAAAAATTGTATGGATTCGAAAAGATCCAATTGGATCTGGATAGCTTTTAATTTTTGgtataaagttaaaaatcaaaaattaatggTGAACATTGTATTCAGATTTCAGGATTTTCATTTTAGAGCCTGTGGCAATTTCATTTCCCCTACTAGtaagtttacttttacaaaaaagttGTAATGCTCTTAGTACTGAATTGCAATATGGGATTACAAAGATTGGGGTGTTATCTTGAGATGATGTACCGTACCTTATTCATTGTGAATCCACAGCAGGGTGGTATGTCCACCTCGGGGTTTATGTATGCCAGGACTGATTGGACGCAACACAGCCTCAACATCATTTCGATTGGATGTTGTAAGAGGAACCCTGTGTCAATGA encodes the following:
- the LOC124374118 gene encoding zinc finger FYVE domain-containing protein 26-like encodes the protein WATVGRIVCRGRPAGHVGSLTSDLRNAANRTSPRSEFNKVPCQRCERTCSGPNSGHSLLRCPTKAGLDYNSVWLAWGKSCPQSRSLDGSQEDKFAHCNPHKKDTQMLSDIMQILQDNPQLTDLKSRLGRLKMLSTKQETLHTNQGLEPRVYEECLYYLRTYGSYATTLSFYLNQNDIKSAVCLLLEGAVDLQVYLENLFSALLYSPAESPRCTPAWPEYLRVSCAYCERHQLFHVLYQVQVLTGDHVRAALTCIHFFRHNARNYGDLATTKGHLETAVGHLQQRPQAHQRLQLEVVVFLASATPEVTSYTLFGYRAQEPTGDAVVWTGSDSLPVHCQTTAGSSGVLWHLLLCLRSPRTHCLVTEPKNPLVMQLSGQDLTRYLSTARLQLEVVVFLASSTPEVASYTLFGSSAHRVSLAAAVIAAGDDLEQSLALATRVTEDWQQGKPAVLCPAAAQLVRAGRASVVRRLVTLFRSEPELCNELLITALKEHPQQSDIDTLMALVTGVPSKITAMIECGQLKSAYLLAVKHDRLSDIQRIMEAADQLGPTAHQENLP